A window of Phragmites australis chromosome 2, lpPhrAust1.1, whole genome shotgun sequence genomic DNA:
CAGCGAGCGACGCCAGGCGCTCCCATTGGCAAGTACACACACTCTCCACTCACAGATGAACAATCAGAATCAACAAACACACTTTGCATGCATAGTTAAATAAATGTCATTACTAGTCGTCCTGGTCGCGCACAGGGTTTGGTTGGGTGGACTCGTAAATGTCAAGTGCCTTGTTCTTGCGGGGCAGGATGCCCTTCAATGAGGGCCAGTTTCTAGGAACTATCTCCTTGGGGCCCCCAATGATATAGTGATTCGTTTCCCTAGGGGTGAAGTGAAACAGAATATAGTTGTTATCCTTGAACAGGTAGGCGTCTTTGGACACATGAGAAGCAAGGGCAGCTCCAATGTCTCTTGCAAACAAGTAGCAGTTGCTAAAGCACTTGAACCCATCCGTTATGGCGCGTATCTCGATCAGGATTAGCTTGGAGTAGTCGATGAGAGCATACTCTGAGCCTTTGAACAGGTAGGCTTCCCCGGTCACAGTGGATTCAAATGCAGCATCTATCCCCTTCTCAAAGTTGGTCCCTTTGAAGAAGGGAAACATCTGCCTGATGGTTTTAGGACCTTGTATAATCCGATCCCTAGTGGTCCGTGGCGCAAAGTTTATCCTTGCACAAAGATTCCCAGAAAAGATCATTGCTTCACTACGAGCACAGAAAAGCCCATCATTGTCATGGCAACCAAAAGCAGCATCTATCCCGTGCTCGGCAAAACAAGTGCCCACAAGAGAGTGGAAAATATTGCCTATGTACCTTAGGCCGCTGATTATTTTGTCATCTCTTGTTGCAGGACCGTAGTTCATGACAACATTCTCTTCCTTGATGAAAATATAGGCTTCATTCTTCCGTGTAGAGCGAAATGCTGAGTCGATGTAGTTGTCAACATCAGTGGCTCCCTCTGTATAATACTCATTCACCTCATCATTTGCATCGTCCACTGACATCTGTCGCTCTGGGACTTCCTGAATTACTAGTTTCCTCCTCTGATTATTTTCATCCATGTAATGGCAAACTGGGCTCTGTATTCTGAGCCTCCTCGCTGGATGTGAATTAGGATTGAAATTCCTGTTTCTGTATAGAATGGTATTCACTCTTCTCCGTCTTGTATATTTGCTGCGGCAGGAGATGTATGTTTATTTGTTACAAATGACAACTTGTAAGATATGCTCAATAAAACAGGTTCATGTAATATGATTGCAAATGTAACAAGAGAGAACGAGTCCATCCTTCATGGTCAGTATTGTAATTGTCtccccacaaaaaaaaaagtattgtAATTGTTGccgacttttttttttgcccatTAAGAAGTCTTTTGTGGGaaagacatttttttttttttggcgtaATGAAGACAAAGTTTTGGTGAAAAGTCAACAACCGAACATTCACTTTGATTTTCTGTCcaattttaacttttttgtgCCTTTGTTTTACTTGGTAAGTCCGGAGGGAAGCCATTTTGAGGTATTTGTCTTCCCAACACACAAGAGTCTTCTTATTAGGTTTTACTGGGCAAATTGTGTTCTACCGTCAAATGATTACGTGAGAGCATATGTGCTCCAAATGCTTTCAATAAATTTCTTATCCCCCTCTACACCATaacaaaagttttgagaaatCATTAAAAGTTGCGATACCATAAGTTAAGGTTGCAATATCATAAGGTTTAGGTGGTAAAGAAACACCTGTCATTTGTGAGTTCGAAAATTTGCGCAGATCGAATATATTGAGGAGCAATGCCGGCAGGAAAGGCAACCTCATCTTGAGCACTGTAGCTATATCTGTTGCCCAATGTTTGAGAAACCCATATTCCTCCAGGAGCATATATCTCATAACGGTATAAGAGATGTACACTGCCAGGGTTGACACTGGGATACCAGGAGCTACTTATGGTAGTGCTAACATAGGCATGAGTTGTGTCCCTTCGAGTGTCCAGAGGCCTCCCGCCGCTAGTTACATAACGCTCCAAATTGAAGTAAGTTTCATCTGAAGCGCCTTTGTCTTGACGCCTTGCTTCGAATCCATTTTGAAACACGAATTCATATGGGGCTTTATCCCATCGGAACACATGGCGCATGGTATCTATTTCTCCGTCACTACTTCTGTACTCAATGTCAGGCAAATTTGAAGAAATCGAGCACCTGAAATGAGTAGGAAACGCCCAAAGAAAATGTTAAACGATAACATCATTACATTACTGGCTTaaaccaaaactagaaaaatatatttgagttaaaaatttaaaacaatgaGGAAATGGAATTAAGCTAAGAAAGGTCCATCAAGATGTCGGCTGGGAATGTTAAAGTATAACCTGCCCTTTCTTATCATCTTAAGCTTTTAGGTGGAGTACTTGTTAACCTATGTAACATAATATGGTATAAGAGCCAAGAGTCTCGAGTTCAAATCCAGCCTGatgcaattaaataaaaattatagtccACTTCTATTCCACATCAACTCAACAGGGGAAAAGAATATCAAAATCTAGTAAAGTACACCCGACAACATGTAGTCACACTACATGACAaattcacattagtgacgggtgataatccTTATTAGTAACGTCACTCTTAATGTGTCACTAATATCgacttatcagtgacgggtctggatccatcactaatgatacacattagtgatgggtctggatccgacccgtcactaataactatacattagtgataggtctagactcaacccgtcactaatgacaaacaTTAGTGGTGGGTCTAGATCTGatttgtcactaatgactctacATTAGTGGCAGATCTAGTCCTAACTTGTCACTaatatgtgttttaaaaaataaaaaagaggaaATAATTTTTAGTCTGAAAAAAATTTGATACCCAACCAAGCACCTAACAAGTCATTGCTCACCCAACCGCACCCGACCATTCACAAGTAGCGCGATTccaagactcgaactcacgacctcagAAGTAAGCTTTGTGCGCGTGACCCTTTTAACAatctcacctctcattcgttgttgagtataatagcaaaatcaatccttttgatatcttctgatTGAACGTTTAAATAGttatttgaatatctaaatgatcttaaatgaaaattttgtcaactacaaagttgtagatctcgtcgagttctacaatattcatataaagtttgtctccatccgactccgtatgaaaaagtttatgCTCAACCCGTGCAGTGTTTATTAaaatagccataacttttgtatatggagtccgatttcgacatTTGACCTGTACTTCGATGCTAACGAGGAGACGCatctgaaaaaaatacatatcttTAGATCTGTACCTTTCTTGACCAAAAAAGGCTTAGAAGAACTTTGATAGGAGCTGGATATTTGGTTGTATAAATTCTAACTCTttgaatttataatttttaacttTGTGACTCTGTGTGTGTCTTTTTCGATGATTTCTACTAGTTTTATATTAGATCCAACACTTTAGTTTGTAGTCTTGTGTGTGGTTTATTCGATAGtctttatatatatttatttatgcatctatatggcttcaaataaaaagtgatcaactacaaagttgtagacctcatcgagggctataattttcatatgaagtttttccccatctgagttagtataaaaagttatgaattttttacccAATCATCTATGACTCGGGAtccgaccagtcattagtgacaggtcacctAAATgcctatcactaatgagtcagctATTAGTAACGGATGTctttatcacctgtcactaatgagcgtgccctctctacccatcactaatgactgattcaTTAGTAATGAGCCTTTaggtaacccgtcactaatgagtgtgctctctctaccagtcactaatgacaccATCATTAATGACGAGCTTTGAGGTcacgtgtcactaatgagtgtgctatctacccgtcactaattattccatcattagtgatggattttgaggtgacccgtcactattatctttagtgacaggttattATCTCGTTGTCACTAATAacccctcattagtgacaggtcttgGTCAAGTCTTAATCcgagccacacattagtgacgggtcgttatttaacctatcactaatagtgcattagtgacgtATACTGAGCGGTCGTCACTAATATCTTGTCTCTTTTGATGATTTCTTACGTAATGTCAACATATGAAGGAAATATTTAGCAAAATAAAGCACAAGGCAAACTATTATGCAAATCATTAGCGAGATATCTAGAATGTCAGCAAAGAAGCAccaaactaaaaaataaaaatatactccCTCATTTATTCGTCAAATACATTTCATTAAAAAGCATTTTACTAGTACAGAAAACGTCATAAGGAATACCACTATCTCTACTGGTTTTGCAAAAACCGGTAGGGATAGTGTATCCCTACTGGTTCTTGGCCCCAATGGTCGAAATAGTCATTGGAGGGCTTAAGAACCAGTAGGGATAATAGCTCTTCCTACTGATTTGCAACAAAAACCGGTAGAGATCGTATTTCTACCGGTTTTTTCAAAAAACAGTAAGAATGAGGCAGCTTTTCCTATCGGTTTGCAACAAAAACTGGTAGGATAGTATTCCTAccgttttttttaaaaaaataggacTTTTTCTACCGGTTTGCAACAAAAACTAGTAGTGACTATTCCTACCGGTTTTTGGAGTATTTGTACCATCTTCATCCTACCTGCTCAAAAACTAGTAGGAATGGGGGTTTTGATCCGGTAGCACGGGCGGATCCAGGGCCTGTGCTGGGGGGCTGCAGCACGGGCCCAGCCCACAAAGCTCAGGAGGAATAAAGgagaaaatctagaaaaaatctaAGAAATCCCTCTCACATAGCACGGGTCCAGCCCAAAAAAACTTAAGAGCAAAAGGCCCAGCACCCCACCCTAACATGGGCTGGATCCGCTACTGTCCGGTAGGGATGATGAATTCTGTACTAGTGTTTATAGAAGTGAATAGAAAGTTGTTAGTCAAAATCAATTGCATGCTCTCAGTTTCTAAAACTGTAAATAATACTGGTAATGGACATTGAGGTTGTAGGTGTTTGTTCATGAGTTCAAATCAACAATACACCCCgacaaaataaaatgaaagtTTGAGTGATTGAGAAATGAGCTTACCGTAGGCAGATTGTGTGTTCTCACGGTCACAGATAGTGAGGAGTATCTTGTCCCCGGAATATATATTGTCGTGCTGAATTGTGTAGGTGGGAAGAAGTGTcccataaaaaaaaatgttgtgtaATATGCGGTCCAGTCAATTATTtataattcaatgaattttcaAGTTGTATATTTTTTGGATACATTACAGCTTCCACATGAACCCAAATTTTTACAAGCCAATAAGTCTTTATAGATGATGAGTACCTGACATTATAATTGTAGATTGCTTCTATTAGGGATTGAGCTGCAAGTTCATCTGTTCTGTTCACAGGTTGACGAAAGAATGCAGCAGCACCTCGCCATGGCGAGTCTGGTGATATCGACATTAATAAGTTTGAGCTCTTGATCGATTACCTGCAACTGCAAATATGTACAATAAAACATCTTTTCGTGGTGCATCTGCATACTTAGACCATAAATTGCTGCAATCAAAACCAACTTATGAGTTATGatacttaaaaaattatatggtcTGTGAGACTTGTGTAATCTCTattaaactcatgaagagactaAGTAGTACAATTTATATGCTCCACCTGCGGGGTAACCTACAGAaagccaagtatcagttatgacatctggtgaaacttgtttgcacaaaacttgcaattcaaggcgtagtccattgttcaagttgtAAATGAGTGaagcttgatgttctaggtaGATGTTCAATTTAACAGTCTTcactgaaacactggtatatcaaacaacagTGGGAAACAAGCAAATCTctatgggactttgagatctgacGAGGGATTGTTAAAATTATAGGGactcatataattttaataattctcaataaatcTCAAATGCCCATATTGTAGAGAGACAGCCCATGATGAGATCCACCTTTTATTAGTACCATGTTACTAATAGAGGTGGATGTAAGGTTTTTTCTCCTTATATATATCTAAAGACCACCACCTTATTGGAGTGAGAAGATAGACTACTAATGAGAGTAGCTCTCAATTTGGAAACGCTCTTATTACTTGAgtctataaaaaaattagggttttttttttgcctcttcctcttgctgttgcgaTGTcactgtagtctactccatcccgacATTGGCGTGCACGGGCAAtcgggagagcaggtctttgAAACTCTCGCTCTTGAGATTTTGCACCGAGAGAGGGTGAATAATATTTTTGGGAAAATATCAGTGCGACTGCTCAATTTTCGCACCACGGCTCGTCTTTATGGTCGTTTGGGCGCCACTCGTTGTCATCGTCAATAAATCCGACGCGtcgtcagcaggatcgatcgtgtCGTTAACACAGTGTAACCTACATTCTCAGTAATCTTCATAATGCAATATCAGTACGTAAAAACTATGTCACTCATACTTTATTTCATGCGATCTCTAATTTTAAGTATAGTAGATCTAAGCTTATACAATACTATCATAGACATATCTATATTATACTCCGATAACATGAACATattagtttatcagtttacgctaataaattatttatagattaaattaaatctataaGTGCCTTATTTTCCAACACAAATGAAAGCAACGCTATGACAAAATCTACCAAACTTGATCAAGTTTTAAATCAAGGATATAATTAAAAAACACAACCGATAAAGGCCATATTGTTGTGCGACCAGTCTAATGGCAAAAGGCTAGTTTTAAGAGCATGCCAGTGACATACTCTCTctgattgtaaatataggtcgttttagtctcatcaactattctctaaatataagtcatttttGAATTTCTATacaattttttctcttttgttcctttgctacccttgtttaataaatactatcactctcacaaataaatgagttctctttttcaatgcagaataaataaagggcaacaaggtcatttgatctatttttttaatctctgtgcacaagtctaaaacgacctacatttgcaatcagagagaGTACATACTACTTCTGTTCATTTTTACTTGTCATTTAGCACATTGACATGATCTTCAATACACATGTTTTAACATTactttatataattattttgtaATAGAATTTGTTAAACATATAATCATACGAAAAACTTTCATGGCGAATCCACTTATATCAGTTGCATATGTCCAATCCGAGCAATTTTATGTGTATTAATGGTCAAATTTTTTAAGTTTGACGGTACATATTCTAAAACGATATCTATTTGAAATTTGAGAATGTAAGtagtataaaaatatattttttcaaataaaaagagTTATAAATTGTGATGATGATTTTCATAACAAATCTAGTATCATTAACCTTTTGTTGTCCatctatataatttttttattattgatagtcaaagttaAAAGATTTAATTTAGGATAAATTAAAATTGACTTATATTTGAGATGGAAGGGACTGTTAAGAAGCCCCGGCTGCCCAGAGCAAAGACTTTGGTTTCGGATAAGAAAGTGGCAGCAGCGAGAAAAAGTCTACCTGAAAGAATCGTCGGTAACCGATCGATTAGGTCCGCCCCGTATTCATCAATCGATCAATTTTTggttaaatttaaatttaaaatttaaaaaaaatcagaatttgataaaattcggcCGGTTTCTACTAGATTACTGTACTGTTATCATGGTTTTCACAATAATCATTAGGAGCCGTTTTCGAAGATCAAACACATTTGTAAATCCTAGGGGCCACTGATTTTCTCTTCAACTAGCCAGATTGTCCATAAAAAAATAGCCAGGTGgctctctctatctccttccCTTGTCTTGTTCGTTCCTCCATAGAAAAACACATTCATGGTTGCCACTGTCCGCCGGCGGGTTCCTATGCACCGTGGCCACCACCACGGGTTTCTTTTTCCCCGCGCGGCCGCCTTTGCCTTTCCTGGAGGCACCGCCTACTCCCTCCGGCTCCACAGCTGCGCTACGGCGCCGCCCGCGCCTACCTCACCAtcagcgccaccgccgcccaccGCAAAGAAGACGGTATGGAAACGCTCGAAATCCCGTTTTCATCTTGAGCCTCTAGATAACTGAGTTGCAAATTTCAATACTTTGAGTTCAAAGCTGTTTGTTCCCACTGCCCTTATTAGAAGAAAGAATCTGGATCTAAAACACCAATTGGTTAGCGTAGTGATAATTAGACATTCATATTCGAGGCCTATAGATGGAATGGTAGCATTGCTTTTCAGTTTTCCTCgataggtcgttttagatttgtgcataaggattaagaaagtagatcaaatgattttATTGttcttcatttattctgcattgaaaaagataacttatttatttgtaagagtggtagtatttattaaataagggtaagacgagaataaaaaagaaaaaaatatatagaagttcAAGAaagacttatatttagagaatagttggaGAGACTTAAAACAACCTACATCTACATTTGTAATTAGATGAAGTATGTTCTAATCACTTAATAATTGAGCCCAAGACTAACCAGGCCCAGTTCTGTTGTGTAGTCATGTCCTCAGTGTGAGTTCAGAGTTTGTTGAGCTCTTGATCAAGCAAGGCGGAGGCGTGGCGCATGTTCAGCTCGCGAGTGCTGGAATCGGTCAGGAGGTTGTGATCGTGTGGAGAGTGCGTGAGTGCCTACGGaccaataaaagaaaaaacccAAAAAGAAGGGGATCAGTTTTGACCCCTGACGAAACCATCTCCCAGCTCATTCGTTTTTCGCCAAGCTCGCTCGTTTCTGTGCACGCGCGTTCGCAGCTCGCCGGAACGTCCGGTGTCGCACTCCGTCTGCACGCCGGAACGTTTCGCAGCGACAACAGTTGTACCTATGGTCTTGCAACTGAGGCCATCTTCAGTTCACGCGTCTGGCAGCGCTAGCTCTATGGAGGCCATCTTCAGTTCACGCGTCTGGCAGCGCTAGCTCTATGGAGGCCATCTTCAGTTCAGGTTGCCAGCAAGACAAGCTTCAATTCCCGACGTTTTGCACTTGACAACGCCGGCCGGCCGTTTACACGTCTTGGATCGGTCTTTGCTTCGCTAGTTCGATGGTTGTTGCCTTTTCGGCAGAGAACGTACGTAGCACTGCTCAGGTCAGGACAGGTACGGtgcaataatatatataatctcCAACTCCAAGAGAGGATGGGAAGGCGAAAATAATCCCCAAATCTTGAGATTTAATGTTATGTGCTTCAAGAGAATAGATCATAGAACACGCACTGTTGAGGAGCTTGATGCTGGACAACCCAAAGAACAACAGCTAAAGAAAGCTATATATGTGCATAGTTTTTCGTGTGCACAGCAGGGTTGAACTCTAGAATTAATTATCCTACTCGCGTCGTAACTAAAACATGGTTATTTCCCAATCACTAATCGCATCTAGCTTGGACTAGGAGTATTAATTCAACAAGAAACCCAcacaagaagagagagagagagagagagagagagagagagagagagagagagagacgcaaGGCAAGCGAGGCATCATGCGTTCAGATCTCACGCGGCAACCCAGACGCACGCACGCACCTGCGGTGGCCATCTTGTGCTGGAACCGCTCGACGACGGCAGGAGGCCGAGCGTTCCCGTCGTCGTTGACCCCGACCGTCCTTCCTCACGGCCGAGCAGTGGGAGCACGCCGGCCTGGACGCGACGCGCGCGGTCAATGAGCAGCTAGCACGAGGTGGAGATGGAGGGAGGCAGACGAAATGAAGACGAGGAGACGAAATGAAGCGTTTGTGGACAGCATTTTGTCTTGTCGGTTTTGAGTGACATGTGGAGAACCAAGCCAGGCCAGGCCACTTGTGGGTGCAGCTGAGCTGATTCGTGCTCCATACCAATCAGCTAGCTCCAGCACTGCTCGGATCTGAATTATTGGCTCACAGGTCTCACTGTATAGCTAGTGATGATGATGTAGGAATTAgatgatatttttctatttggatCACTAAAATATCTTAAAACTCAAGTGAAagtaaaaataaagagaaattttaacaagagaaatcgaggcaacacgatttcacagatggtatatgaatcataggttatatttaagATTAATCTATGTGTCTTaacactcgaaagatcacaacttaaaaaaaaaaaatgaacaataAGCAATaaaactcttcaaattgattgtctagaggcaataaaattcaagaccccatcacataagcgtgtgtatatgaattttatatctctagcaacaagaacgACCTCACAAGATGTTgaaatttcagctaaaaaatcaaaacaaaaatcaaaaccgaaaaccgaaaaatttgcaaacttgcaagcGAAACAATAAAGAGAAACTAGAAGAGGagaatttaagcatatgcaaaaatataaacttcattactcaaagaggtccaccctattttagacggattacaaagatttatctctcaaaactctcacctgaTACATAGACTAAATACTCATCATTGTCTTCTCTAAAATCCtaactctaagctctcaaatatgTGGTATAAGGggactcaagtggctggttcaaactctcttgTAACTCCAtcgctctatttataggctaaaaaacttgatcttaagttttatagtttttttcccaaaatatctctcttatagtacacttctacctaccaccgagggtaatttagtctattttctttttcattcatCGGATGTCCGCGGTgacttcacgacttagcttcgcctcgacacaaACTTCGCGATAGTGTctcgtactcctccagtcctcccacggttttgaggtaaAACCGCGAAACCactgcacacttctcaaaacgtgactcgaCACCTTACgcacaccttaagcaagtgtttcgatgttgacacgtgtactccgtcatacgATCCTAAtcgtcggtaagtctctcccgctcccgatccctcgaaccatcttgtcacttgcaccggtatccccttcgctttaCTTTGTTAACATGCTGTTTTCATCCGCCTTCcttactttgcttgacctccacgtgttcagccaGAATCATTTTTGACTCTGTCCGGCCTTCTtaatcgtccgacaccaagcactctGTTTGACTTCGATCATCCCGTCATTGATCACCAAGTTACATCAATCGCATGCACACCATGATATAatcacttgcacaccataagataaacaaacacatatatctaactctaattccagttagtccataatcaatatactcaaataaaatccctaattaattcaaatcacatcaaaactcatgtaaAACCGAAAATCattaaactaaataaatatcaatatcaaacACTCTATCATAAACAAACCAAAACGCATTTCATAATTTTCTCAGATGCCATTGCATTTCAGACAGAGAGCAGCAGATCCGAATTCCATCTACTGTACTGTGGAGAGGTCCAGGAGCTGTCATTGGCCCACGTTACAGA
This region includes:
- the LOC133909717 gene encoding uncharacterized protein LOC133909717 isoform X2 — translated: MSISPDSPWRGAAAFFRQPVNRTDELAAQSLIEAIYNYNVRCSISSNLPDIEYRSSDGEIDTMRHVFRWDKAPYEFVFQNGFEARRQDKGASDETYFNLERYVTSGGRPLDTRRDTTHAYVSTTISSSWYPSVNPGSVHLLYRYEIYAPGGIWVSQTLGNRYSYSAQDEVAFPAGIAPQYIRSAQIFELTNDSKYTRRRRVNTILYRNRNFNPNSHPARRLRIQSPVCHYMDENNQRRKLVIQEVPERQMSVDDANDEVNEYYTEGATDVDNYIDSAFRSTRKNEAYIFIKEENVVMNYGPATRDDKIISGLSEAMIFSGNLCARINFAPRTTRDRIIQGPKTIRQMFPFFKGTNFEKGIDAAFESTVTGEAYLFKGSEYALIDYSKLILIEIRAITDGFKCFSNCYLFARDIGAALASHVSKDAYLFKDNNYILFHFTPRETNHYIIGGPKEIVPRNWPSLKGILPRKNKALDIYESTQPNPVRDQDD
- the LOC133909717 gene encoding uncharacterized protein LOC133909717 isoform X3 yields the protein MRHVFRWDKAPYEFVFQNGFEARRQDKGASDETYFNLERYVTSGGRPLDTRRDTTHAYVSTTISSSWYPSVNPGSVHLLYRYEIYAPGGIWVSQTLGNRYSYSAQDEVAFPAGIAPQYIRSAQIFELTNDSKYTRRRRVNTILYRNRNFNPNSHPARRLRIQSPVCHYMDENNQRRKLVIQEVPERQMSVDDANDEVNEYYTEGATDVDNYIDSAFRSTRKNEAYIFIKEENVVMNYGPATRDDKIISGLRYIGNIFHSLVGTCFAEHGIDAAFGCHDNDGLFCARSEAMIFSGNLCARINFAPRTTRDRIIQGPKTIRQMFPFFKGTNFEKGIDAAFESTVTGEAYLFKGSEYALIDYSKLILIEIRAITDGFKCFSNCYLFARDIGAALASHVSKDAYLFKDNNYILFHFTPRETNHYIIGGPKEIVPRNWPSLKGILPRKNKALDIYESTQPNPVRDQDD
- the LOC133909717 gene encoding uncharacterized protein LOC133909717 isoform X1, producing the protein MSISPDSPWRGAAAFFRQPVNRTDELAAQSLIEAIYNYNVRCSISSNLPDIEYRSSDGEIDTMRHVFRWDKAPYEFVFQNGFEARRQDKGASDETYFNLERYVTSGGRPLDTRRDTTHAYVSTTISSSWYPSVNPGSVHLLYRYEIYAPGGIWVSQTLGNRYSYSAQDEVAFPAGIAPQYIRSAQIFELTNDSKYTRRRRVNTILYRNRNFNPNSHPARRLRIQSPVCHYMDENNQRRKLVIQEVPERQMSVDDANDEVNEYYTEGATDVDNYIDSAFRSTRKNEAYIFIKEENVVMNYGPATRDDKIISGLRYIGNIFHSLVGTCFAEHGIDAAFGCHDNDGLFCARSEAMIFSGNLCARINFAPRTTRDRIIQGPKTIRQMFPFFKGTNFEKGIDAAFESTVTGEAYLFKGSEYALIDYSKLILIEIRAITDGFKCFSNCYLFARDIGAALASHVSKDAYLFKDNNYILFHFTPRETNHYIIGGPKEIVPRNWPSLKGILPRKNKALDIYESTQPNPVRDQDD